A DNA window from Vigna angularis cultivar LongXiaoDou No.4 chromosome 1, ASM1680809v1, whole genome shotgun sequence contains the following coding sequences:
- the LOC108338727 gene encoding EG45-like domain containing protein, giving the protein MSPTTLHYFSSFFLLFIILSHHSNADVGTSSRYSPPYLPSGCYGNEATQFPSSNLFAAAGDGIWDNGAACGRQYLVRCISAEEPMTCIPDQSIQIKIVDYAASAVSPPSTAGTTMVLSDKAFGSIANSSAALINIEFQQV; this is encoded by the exons ATGTCACCAACAACACTTcactatttttcttctttcttccttcttttcatAATTCTCTCGCACCACTCCAACGCTGACGTTGGCACCTCTTCCCGTTACTCCCCTCCATATTTAC CCTCGGGATGTTACGGCAACGAAGCCACGCAGTTTCCGTCGAGTAATCTTTTTGCGGCGGCCGGAGATGGAATCTGGGACAATGGAGCGGCGTGTGGGAGGCAGTACCTTGTGAGATGTATAAGTGCAGAGGAACCTATGACTTGCATTCCCGACCAGAGTATTCAGATTAAGATTGTAGATTACGCCGCATCTGCGGTGTCGCCGCCCTCCACCGCCGGCACAACCATGGTTCTCTCCGACAAGGCTTTCGGGAGTATCGCCAATTCATCTGCCGCCTTGATCAATATAGAGTTCCAACA GGTATAA